ACAGCTACTACATGAGTTTACCTGAGGATTTCTAATTGTATTGATAATTTTATAAATAATTGCAATTAAAGCCAGAATTATTATTGAGTAGGTTATGATTTCATCCATTTCTAAACCTCTAGTTAATATTGAGTCGCAATTG
Above is a window of Candidatus Delongbacteria bacterium DNA encoding:
- a CDS encoding FeoB-associated Cys-rich membrane protein, which translates into the protein MDEIITYSIIILALIAIIYKIINTIRNPQVNSCSSCSSSCSNCSSNPNNMKTTTVKLKPKI